The Dehalococcoidia bacterium genomic sequence CTTTACCCTTCACGAATGGCAATGGGCGCGAGGCTGGCTCGCGACTATCCGGTAGATGCTGATATTGTGATAGGTGTGCCGGATTCAGCAACCGCTGCCAGTGTGGGATACTCCAGAGCGTCCGGCATTCCCTTCAGCGAGGGATTATTGAAAAGCCGCTATGTGGGGCGCACCTTCATCCAACCCGATCAGCGCCTGAGGGACGTTGGCGTCAGACTGAAGTTCAGCCCCCTGCCGGACGTGCTTGCAGGCAAGCGGGTAGTGGTGGTTGATGACAGTATTGTGCGTGGCACAACTACGCCCAGGATCGTTGCCCTTCTGAAAAAAGCCGGGGCAAAGGAAATTCATGTGAGAATCTGCGCTCCGCCCATCCGTCACCCCTGCGTTTTCGGCATAGACATGGCCACCCGCCGGGAGCTTATCGCTGCGCAGAGAACCGTCCCCGAAATCCGTGAGGTGATTGGGGCCGACTCGCTTGGATATCAGAGTATTGAAGGACTGATTGAGTCAGTCGATCTCCCCAGGGAGAGTCTGTGTCTGGCTTGTTTCACCGGGAATTATCCCGTACCTATCCAGCTTGAAATGGATAAGTTTGCTTTGGAGACTGTCTGAGGAAATGCCAAAACAACCCGATAAAGAAACCTATGCCGGGGCCGGTGTCGATATCGATGCCGCCATCCGGGCCAAAGACCTGATAAAGCAGCACTCCCGCATCACCAGGAATTCGAGCGTGCTCAGCGATATCGGCTTCTTCAACGGACTTTTCGAACTCAAAGGGTATCGAGAGCCGGTTCTGGTTTCCAGCGCCGATGGTGTGGGCACCAAGCTCAAGATCGCCGCCGCTCTGGATAAGCACGATACCATCGGCATCGACCTGGTCAATCACTGTGTGAATGATATCCTCCCTTCGGGAGCCGACCCCCTGTTCTTCCTCGATTACATCGGCGCCGGAAAGCTTGTCCCGGAACAGATCAGCGAAGTTGTGAAAGGGCTGGCTCAAGCCTGCAAGGATGTTGGCTGCGTCCTTATCGGTGGCGAAACCGCGGAGATGCCCGGAACTTACGCTCTGGGCGATTATGACCTGGTGGGATTCATCGTCGGCGCGGTCGAGAAAGGAAACCTCCCCAATATGAAGTCGACCCAACAAGGTGACGCCATCATCGGGCTTCCTTCAAGCGGACTCCACACCAACGGGTATTCGCTGGCCAGGAAGGTGTTCGCCATCGGGGCCGGGGATGAGTCACGTTCTTTGTTGAAAACTTATCATGCCGAACTCAGTGGTACGCTGGGAGAGGCCTTGCTCAAGCCGCATCGCTGCTACTATCATCAGTTGAAACCTCTGCTGCCCAAGATCAAGGGATTGGCCCATATCACCGGCGGCGGTTTCTGGGATAACATTCCGCGCTCTCTTCCCTCCGGCGTTTCGGCGCATATCCGGAAGGGGAGCTGGGACATTTTACCCATTTTCGAACTGATCCGCTCTCAAGGCCATATCGATGAGCATGAAATGTATCATGTCTTCAATATGGGAATCGGAATGGTGATCTTCTGCCCGCCCGGCGAAGCCGACGGCATGCTGAAGGCTCTGCCTGAGGCCAAAGTCATCGGGGAAGTGGTCAAAGGGGATGGGCGGGTCTTCATCGATTAGTTATCTCTCCCTCACTAGCGTGCTGAAATAGTTTGACTCAACCCCCTAGGCCCCACTCGTTGGGGGAATTGTAAGGGCGTATAATGATACGCCCCTACCGGGGCACCCTCAGGCCCCCGGAAGGAGGAATCCTTCACCTCTTTTTCAACAGCCTGCTAGAGTTACGTTCTCGACCGCGTGTATCTTCCCTCGGTAAACACTTCATCGGAAGTGTAATCGGCGGGGAAATAAGCCTCGCTCTTCTTGTATCTTTCAGGATCGTATCGGTCGAGCTTGAGCACAGCGCGCTTGGCATCGATGAGCGCAATTGTAGCTTGGAGCGCTTTTTCAACATCGGGCTCGAAGTGCAGCGCCGCACCAACCTTCTTCTGATAGCCTTCGGTCAACAACCCCATCACCTCGGGGCTGTTGCTAAACGGATGGGGGCCGATCATCCATGTGGTCACACCGGAAGCCACAAAGTACGTCCCGATGGAAACCGCCTTCTCGCTCATCCACTCCGGGGCAAATCCGACTACAGGCGCATCGCTGATATCCTCACCCAACCCTCCCTCGGTAGCACATTGGGCCAGCAAGGTCAAAATGCGTGAGTTATCGACGCATGACCCCATGTGCAATACGGGCGGAATGCCGATCGTCTGACAAATCTCCCTCAGGCCGGGACCGGCAAGAGTCATCATCTCCGGCGTCAGAAGCCCCTGTTTGGCATCAGCAATAGCATTGCAGCCGGTAGTGACCACCAGGATATCATTCTTGATCAGCTCTCTGACGATATAAGTCTGGTAATCATCCTGCGTCAGCCGGGCATTGTTGCAGCCGACTACGCCCGCTGCGCCTCTGATCCGGCCATTGGCGATGTTATCGATCAGCGGCCTCAGCGACTGCCGGAAACTGCCGCCCAGCATATAGTTGATATACTCGTGGGAAAATCCGGCAACCAGATTGTTCACATAGTTCGGGATCCGAGTCTTTTTTCGATTG encodes the following:
- the purM gene encoding phosphoribosylformylglycinamidine cyclo-ligase, with the protein product MPKQPDKETYAGAGVDIDAAIRAKDLIKQHSRITRNSSVLSDIGFFNGLFELKGYREPVLVSSADGVGTKLKIAAALDKHDTIGIDLVNHCVNDILPSGADPLFFLDYIGAGKLVPEQISEVVKGLAQACKDVGCVLIGGETAEMPGTYALGDYDLVGFIVGAVEKGNLPNMKSTQQGDAIIGLPSSGLHTNGYSLARKVFAIGAGDESRSLLKTYHAELSGTLGEALLKPHRCYYHQLKPLLPKIKGLAHITGGGFWDNIPRSLPSGVSAHIRKGSWDILPIFELIRSQGHIDEHEMYHVFNMGIGMVIFCPPGEADGMLKALPEAKVIGEVVKGDGRVFID